A region from the Thauera humireducens genome encodes:
- a CDS encoding poly(3-hydroxybutyrate) depolymerase, which yields MKRRIGVSGWLQHVALGMVCLLSGTTVSAQALPALGADAATVTVSGVSSGAYMAVQLQVAHSSLVRGAGVIAGGPYDCAEGSMWRALGDCMAPRTPDRVPSADATVARIEAWARAGRIDDPVGLADDRVWVLSGSADRTVERPVVDSLVTFYRRRLADEAVRYVRHEGAGHAMISIADPAANACDTSAPPFINRCGELDAAGALLAHLYGPLAPRVARAGGEVIAFEQREFAVVPPIELSMAAQGYAYVPQACREGGCRLHVALHGCRQGEGEIGRRFVERAGYNEWADTNRIVVLYPQVAARSGLAWGSWRWVYNPKGCWDWWGYSGPTYATRDGGQVRAIRAMIDRLTAPAAVEPGRAAR from the coding sequence ATGAAGCGTCGAATCGGAGTGAGCGGCTGGCTGCAGCATGTGGCGCTCGGCATGGTCTGCCTCTTGTCCGGCACGACGGTGTCGGCGCAAGCCTTGCCAGCGCTGGGGGCGGACGCGGCAACGGTGACCGTCTCCGGCGTCTCGTCGGGGGCTTACATGGCGGTGCAGCTCCAGGTGGCGCACTCGAGCCTGGTCAGGGGCGCCGGCGTGATCGCCGGCGGACCCTACGACTGCGCCGAAGGCAGCATGTGGCGTGCGCTCGGCGACTGCATGGCGCCGCGGACGCCCGACCGGGTGCCCAGTGCGGACGCCACGGTGGCGCGCATCGAAGCGTGGGCACGTGCCGGGCGCATCGACGATCCGGTCGGACTGGCGGACGACCGGGTGTGGGTGCTTTCGGGCAGTGCGGACCGCACGGTCGAGCGGCCGGTGGTCGATAGCCTGGTCACCTTCTATCGCCGCCGGCTGGCGGATGAGGCCGTGCGCTACGTGCGGCACGAGGGCGCGGGTCACGCGATGATCTCGATCGCGGATCCGGCGGCGAATGCATGCGATACGTCCGCACCGCCCTTCATCAACCGCTGTGGCGAGCTGGATGCGGCGGGCGCGTTGCTGGCGCATCTGTATGGGCCCTTGGCGCCGCGGGTTGCTCGGGCCGGCGGCGAGGTGATCGCATTCGAGCAGCGCGAATTCGCCGTCGTCCCGCCGATCGAGCTGAGCATGGCGGCGCAAGGCTACGCCTACGTTCCGCAGGCCTGCCGCGAGGGCGGCTGCAGGCTCCACGTTGCGCTGCATGGCTGCCGTCAGGGGGAGGGCGAGATCGGCAGGCGCTTCGTCGAACGTGCGGGCTATAACGAATGGGCCGACACCAATCGTATCGTGGTGCTCTACCCGCAGGTCGCGGCGCGCAGCGGACTGGCGTGGGGGTCGTGGCGCTGGGTGTACAACCCGAAAGGCTGCTGGGACTGGTGGGGCTACAGCGGGCCGACGTACGCGACCCGGGACGGCGGACAGGTTCGCGCCATCCGGGCCATGATCGACCGCCTCACCGCGCCTGCAGCGGTGGAACCGGGGCGCGCTGCGCGATGA